A single genomic interval of Lactococcus sp. S-13 harbors:
- a CDS encoding GRP family sugar transporter — protein sequence MQGVLLALVPMFAWGSIGFVANKFGGDAKQQTLGMTLGAFVFALIVFLFRMPHLTWQIFLIGFIGGLIWSVGQFGQFNSMKYMGVSVASPLSSGTQLVLGGLIGVFAFHEWTKQIQFILGFIAMIILVVGFYFSSKRDPENTVVAGNYNYAKGLTALTYSTLGYVAYVILFNNLSALWFNIHFDTLTIILPMSVGMIVGALVMGRFQIKMEKYVFQNMLVGIMWGIGNIFMLMAASAAGNAIAFSFSQLGIIISTIGGILFLGEKKTKKEMVYVLIGIVLFIVGAILLAIVKSKG from the coding sequence ATGCAAGGAGTTTTACTTGCGCTTGTTCCAATGTTTGCTTGGGGTTCAATCGGATTTGTAGCTAATAAATTCGGTGGAGATGCCAAACAACAAACGCTTGGAATGACATTAGGCGCTTTTGTTTTCGCACTTATCGTTTTCTTATTCCGGATGCCCCATTTGACTTGGCAGATTTTCTTGATTGGTTTTATCGGCGGCTTGATTTGGTCAGTGGGTCAATTTGGTCAATTTAATTCAATGAAGTATATGGGTGTTTCAGTGGCAAGTCCGCTTTCTTCAGGAACACAGCTCGTTCTTGGTGGTTTGATTGGTGTTTTTGCCTTTCATGAATGGACAAAACAAATCCAATTTATTCTTGGTTTCATTGCCATGATTATCTTGGTAGTCGGTTTCTATTTCTCATCAAAACGTGACCCTGAAAATACGGTTGTTGCTGGAAATTACAACTATGCTAAAGGCTTGACAGCATTGACTTACTCTACTTTGGGTTATGTGGCTTATGTCATTTTGTTCAATAATTTGTCAGCACTTTGGTTTAATATTCATTTTGATACATTGACGATTATCTTGCCGATGTCGGTCGGAATGATTGTTGGAGCGCTGGTTATGGGTCGCTTTCAAATCAAAATGGAAAAATATGTTTTCCAAAATATGCTGGTTGGTATCATGTGGGGAATTGGTAATATCTTCATGTTGATGGCGGCGAGTGCAGCTGGAAATGCGATTGCCTTCTCATTTTCACAGTTGGGTATCATTATTTCAACCATTGGTGGGATTCTCTTTCTTGGCGAAAAGAAAACCAAAAAAGAAATGGTTTATGTGCTTATCGGGATTGTTTTGTTCATTGTCGGTGCGATTTTGCTGGCGATTGTCAAATCAAAAGGTTAA
- a CDS encoding class I SAM-dependent methyltransferase, with amino-acid sequence MLKVLDMAHSLLAQVIEPGDVVVDATMGNGYDTLFLANLAAEVFAFDVQEAALSATEKRVLAAGKSVTKILTEAENLLTQSNQGLTDSEKMLTDLSVKLILSGHENVAKFVQKPIKAAIFNLGYLPKADKNVITKGETTLAALTALTEKLVIGGRIAIMIYYGHEGGESEKNAVLSWVSALAQKQWNVFSFAALNQIHQPPILVVLEKRC; translated from the coding sequence GTGTTGAAAGTTTTAGATATGGCACATTCTTTGTTGGCACAAGTGATTGAGCCGGGGGATGTTGTGGTGGATGCGACAATGGGGAATGGCTATGATACGCTGTTTTTAGCGAATTTGGCTGCGGAAGTTTTTGCTTTTGATGTGCAAGAGGCGGCACTGTCGGCCACGGAAAAAAGGGTGCTTGCAGCAGGGAAATCAGTGACGAAAATACTGACGGAAGCAGAGAATTTACTGACGCAATCTAATCAAGGTCTGACGGATTCAGAGAAAATGCTGACGGATTTGTCAGTGAAATTGATCTTGTCTGGACATGAAAATGTGGCAAAATTTGTGCAAAAACCGATCAAAGCGGCGATTTTTAATCTGGGTTATTTGCCAAAAGCAGATAAAAATGTGATCACTAAAGGGGAGACGACGCTGGCTGCCTTGACGGCATTGACCGAAAAACTGGTGATTGGCGGGCGAATTGCGATAATGATTTATTATGGGCATGAGGGGGGAGAAAGTGAGAAAAATGCGGTGTTAAGCTGGGTTTCTGCTTTAGCTCAAAAACAATGGAATGTTTTTTCTTTCGCTGCTTTAAATCAGATTCATCAGCCCCCTATTTTGGTGGTGCTGGAAAAACGGTGCTGA
- a CDS encoding nucleotidyltransferase domain-containing protein, producing MRNAKELVLEREELLKALLTNFSTHSDVLGTFLGGSLAAENADEFSDIDLRLVLADVCPKSEFLKELINLPGVLFVETLAESYVVLHFDCFVKVDIFVYYKRELAPSVWLKKIRIFKDDGFLARIYEQSKLLIYHLHQEEFNFFLMKFYAYLHEFYRRNQRGERNYRDECGIFLKNCLVAFWYMELGEQPNGLGDWSKYEGKRSKLTTYQQNWLRKYDIFTDGNVFLREISLTVWLVLQKISQHYQLEFDEEKFKKVVEKIKC from the coding sequence ATGAGAAATGCAAAAGAATTGGTTTTGGAGCGAGAAGAATTATTAAAAGCGCTTTTGACGAATTTTTCAACTCATTCTGATGTTTTGGGAACTTTTCTCGGCGGGTCTCTAGCAGCTGAAAATGCTGACGAATTTTCAGATATTGATTTGCGACTGGTACTTGCTGATGTTTGTCCTAAAAGTGAGTTTTTAAAGGAGCTGATAAATCTACCAGGTGTTTTATTTGTGGAAACCTTGGCGGAATCTTATGTGGTTTTGCATTTTGATTGCTTTGTTAAGGTGGACATTTTTGTTTATTATAAGCGAGAATTGGCTCCGTCTGTGTGGCTGAAAAAGATAAGAATTTTCAAAGATGATGGTTTTTTAGCGAGAATTTATGAGCAGTCAAAGCTTTTGATTTATCATTTGCATCAGGAAGAATTTAATTTTTTCTTAATGAAATTTTATGCATATTTGCATGAATTTTATCGGCGCAATCAGCGAGGGGAACGAAATTATCGGGATGAGTGTGGTATTTTTTTGAAAAATTGTTTGGTTGCTTTTTGGTACATGGAGCTGGGGGAACAGCCGAATGGTTTAGGGGATTGGTCAAAATATGAGGGAAAACGTTCCAAATTGACGACTTATCAGCAAAATTGGTTGAGAAAATATGACATTTTTACTGACGGAAATGTATTTTTACGAGAGATTTCACTGACGGTTTGGTTAGTGCTTCAAAAAATTAGTCAGCATTATCAATTAGAATTTGATGAAGAAAAATTTAAGAAAGTGGTGGAAAAAATCAAGTGTTGA
- a CDS encoding TIGR01212 family radical SAM protein (This family includes YhcC from E. coli K-12, an uncharacterized radical SAM protein.): protein MQKRYTTWNEYLRKNFGEKIFKVPIDAGFDCPNRDGTVAHGGCTFCTVSGSGDMILEPEAPIADQFAAEVAQFHKKWPGVQKYIVYFQNFTNTHGPVELLRERFEQAVNQPDVVGISIGTRPDCLPPDVVDYLAELNERMEVWIDLGLQTTFEETSDLINRAHDYQTYVDAVKRLRVHGINVCTHLINGLPGETPEMMLENVRRMVLDSDIQGVKLHLLHLMKQTRLQRDYHEGRLQLMSQENYVQVICDQLEMIPKEIVIHRLTGDAPRDLIIGPMWSLKKWEVLNAIDAEMERRGSIQGCRDVRQSESVTF from the coding sequence ATGCAAAAAAGATATACGACGTGGAATGAGTATCTGCGTAAAAATTTTGGTGAAAAGATTTTTAAAGTTCCAATTGATGCGGGCTTTGATTGTCCCAATCGGGATGGGACGGTGGCACATGGAGGCTGTACATTTTGCACGGTTTCTGGTTCTGGGGACATGATTTTGGAGCCAGAGGCGCCAATTGCAGATCAATTTGCTGCTGAAGTTGCGCAATTTCATAAGAAATGGCCTGGGGTTCAGAAGTATATTGTTTATTTCCAAAATTTTACTAATACACATGGCCCTGTGGAGCTGCTGCGTGAGCGTTTTGAGCAGGCGGTGAACCAGCCAGATGTGGTCGGAATTTCAATCGGGACGCGACCGGATTGTTTGCCGCCAGATGTGGTGGATTATTTGGCGGAATTGAATGAACGCATGGAGGTTTGGATTGATTTGGGCTTGCAGACGACTTTTGAGGAAACTTCGGATTTAATCAATCGCGCGCATGATTATCAGACTTATGTCGATGCAGTGAAGCGTCTGCGGGTTCATGGCATCAATGTTTGTACGCATTTAATTAATGGTCTGCCTGGGGAAACGCCAGAGATGATGTTGGAAAATGTAAGGCGTATGGTTTTGGACTCGGATATTCAAGGTGTGAAGTTACATTTGTTACATTTGATGAAACAGACACGTTTGCAGCGGGATTATCACGAGGGACGCTTGCAGTTGATGTCGCAGGAGAATTATGTGCAAGTGATCTGTGATCAGCTGGAGATGATTCCTAAAGAAATTGTAATCCATCGATTGACGGGTGATGCGCCACGGGACTTGATTATTGGTCCGATGTGGTCGCTGAAAAAATGGGAAGTTTTAAATGCGATTGATGCAGAAATGGAACGACGAGGTTCTATTCAAGGCTGTCGTGATGTCCGTCAAAGTGAAAGTGTTACTTTTTAA
- a CDS encoding sigma-70 RNA polymerase sigma factor region 4 domain-containing protein produces the protein MENDEIFVKLFEEVKPIIFKQMKQLRVSAWEYEDYFQEGMITLYELLQKLENLEKIHLKFKVQYHQRLIDEIRHSRAKKRGFDRFEGLDIYECSDWIASTEETPEGELVFNHLLSEVYEKLTPHYQELLLRQMRGEELTRMERYRLREKIKSILFDDED, from the coding sequence ATGGAAAACGATGAAATTTTTGTAAAACTATTTGAAGAAGTAAAACCAATCATTTTTAAGCAAATGAAGCAGCTTCGTGTAAGTGCTTGGGAATATGAAGATTATTTTCAAGAAGGAATGATTACCCTATATGAGTTGCTTCAAAAATTGGAGAATCTCGAAAAAATTCATTTAAAGTTCAAGGTTCAATATCATCAGCGCCTAATTGATGAAATCCGTCATTCCCGTGCTAAAAAAAGAGGATTTGATCGCTTTGAGGGCTTGGATATTTATGAATGCTCAGATTGGATTGCCTCTACAGAGGAAACACCTGAAGGGGAACTAGTCTTCAATCACCTACTTAGTGAAGTATATGAGAAACTTACTCCTCATTACCAGGAACTTTTACTTCGTCAAATGCGCGGAGAGGAACTTACACGCATGGAACGCTATCGTTTGAGAGAAAAAATCAAGAGTATCTTATTTGATGATGAAGACTAA
- the dnaA gene encoding chromosomal replication initiator protein DnaA: MASLNENQKFWARVTELAKQSIGKQAYDFFIEPAQLMSVEQDTANILLDSGMKKDYWKKQSDLITTAGFEVFGRLVDYELYANDELTELELRRLNNQAPTEEPVTKNKAASPLVSGLNEKYNFENFVQGPGNRWTLAAAIAVADKPGDTYNPLFIYGGAGLGKTHLMHAIGNQILTDNPTARIKYVSSENFVNDYVNATRKNQMENFENTYRNLDLLLLDDVQFFSDKEGTKNEFFNTFNALYDKGSQIVLTSDRIPQELNNLEDRLVSRFSWGLTTDITAPDYETRMAILLIKSESSNLEFPSETLSYIAGQIDSNVRELEGALNRVEFVARANGIAVVDIETASQALRSLKNAVQQSLSNLTIKKIQDEVANYYHISFSDLVGPKRPKEIAFPRQIAMYLVRELLGTSLPAIGNAFGGRDHTTVMYAYRQISDKMKNDMDVQKDIDSIKRKF, encoded by the coding sequence ATGGCATCCCTTAATGAAAATCAAAAATTTTGGGCTCGGGTAACAGAACTCGCCAAACAGAGTATTGGCAAACAAGCTTATGATTTTTTTATTGAACCCGCTCAATTGATGTCCGTCGAACAAGACACTGCTAATATCTTGCTTGACAGTGGAATGAAAAAAGATTATTGGAAGAAACAATCTGATTTAATTACAACAGCGGGATTTGAGGTTTTTGGACGGTTGGTTGATTATGAGCTTTACGCTAATGATGAATTAACAGAACTTGAGCTTCGACGTTTGAATAATCAAGCACCAACTGAAGAACCCGTTACTAAAAATAAAGCTGCTTCTCCTTTAGTGAGCGGTCTTAACGAAAAATATAATTTCGAAAATTTTGTGCAAGGTCCTGGTAACCGTTGGACTTTAGCTGCTGCGATTGCGGTAGCTGATAAACCTGGTGATACCTACAATCCTTTGTTTATCTATGGTGGCGCCGGTTTAGGTAAAACTCACTTGATGCACGCGATTGGTAATCAAATTTTGACGGATAATCCAACAGCGCGAATCAAATATGTCTCATCTGAAAACTTTGTTAATGACTACGTCAATGCAACCCGTAAAAACCAGATGGAGAATTTCGAAAACACTTATCGAAATTTGGATTTGCTTCTATTGGATGATGTTCAATTTTTTAGTGATAAAGAAGGAACTAAAAATGAGTTTTTCAATACCTTCAACGCGCTCTATGACAAAGGTTCACAGATTGTTTTGACTTCTGACCGTATCCCGCAGGAATTGAATAATCTGGAAGATCGGCTGGTTTCACGTTTCTCTTGGGGCTTAACCACTGATATTACAGCTCCTGACTATGAAACACGGATGGCCATTCTTTTGATAAAATCTGAGTCAAGTAACTTAGAATTTCCAAGTGAAACCCTCTCTTATATTGCTGGGCAAATTGATTCTAACGTCCGTGAGCTCGAAGGGGCTTTAAATCGAGTTGAATTTGTTGCTCGTGCTAATGGAATTGCAGTAGTCGATATTGAAACAGCCAGTCAAGCTTTACGTTCTTTGAAAAATGCGGTGCAACAGTCTTTATCTAACTTGACCATTAAAAAAATTCAAGATGAAGTAGCAAACTATTATCACATTTCATTTTCTGACTTGGTGGGACCTAAACGTCCTAAGGAAATTGCCTTCCCACGACAAATTGCAATGTATCTCGTCCGGGAACTCTTAGGGACAAGTTTGCCTGCAATTGGAAATGCCTTTGGAGGTCGTGATCATACAACCGTGATGTATGCTTACAGACAAATTTCAGATAAAATGAAAAATGATATGGATGTCCAAAAAGACATTGATAGCATTAAACGTAAATTTTAA
- the dnaN gene encoding DNA polymerase III subunit beta — MIKFSINKNAFQNALRITKQAIGTKVTIPALTKLKIEVEEKGITLIGSNGQISIKNFLPADNKDASMLISGTGSVLLEAGFFENVVSQLPEVTLEFIEKEQKQVLLTSGKSEITLKGLDSEMYPHLQEISQGASLKMKVKALKEIFTETVFAVSTQENRPIFTGVHLETLATGELKAVATDSHRMSQRLLALENPTDLKFDVILPSKSINSFKNVFTNDEQEIEIFISGSQMLFQNETISYYSRLIEGAYPDTNRLIPKETDYTLDLVFDAAELRHTMDRARLLTVMTTNGTVKLTVSGDSVVTTANSPEVGSVHEELTALSKEGSDLSISFNPEYLIDALKVIKAPEVRVRFISNVRPFTLQPRNEEIGFVQLITPVRTN; from the coding sequence ATGATTAAATTTTCAATTAATAAAAATGCTTTTCAAAATGCTTTAAGAATTACAAAACAAGCTATTGGAACAAAAGTGACTATTCCTGCTTTGACAAAGCTAAAAATTGAAGTTGAAGAAAAAGGAATTACTTTAATTGGTTCAAATGGTCAAATTTCAATAAAGAACTTTTTACCTGCTGATAATAAAGATGCGAGCATGCTTATTTCTGGCACTGGTTCTGTCTTATTGGAAGCTGGATTCTTTGAGAATGTTGTTAGCCAATTACCAGAGGTCACTTTGGAATTTATTGAAAAAGAACAAAAACAAGTGCTTTTGACTTCTGGCAAGTCTGAAATTACTTTGAAAGGTTTGGATTCTGAAATGTATCCGCACTTGCAAGAAATTTCGCAAGGCGCTTCTTTAAAAATGAAAGTTAAGGCACTCAAGGAAATTTTTACAGAGACTGTCTTTGCGGTAAGTACTCAGGAAAATCGTCCGATTTTTACAGGGGTTCATTTGGAAACTTTGGCAACAGGTGAATTAAAAGCTGTTGCAACGGACTCACATCGAATGAGCCAACGCTTGCTTGCATTAGAAAATCCGACAGACTTGAAATTTGATGTGATTTTGCCAAGCAAATCAATCAATAGTTTTAAAAATGTTTTCACTAATGACGAACAAGAAATTGAAATTTTCATTAGCGGAAGCCAAATGTTGTTCCAAAATGAAACAATTAGTTATTATAGCCGCTTGATTGAAGGAGCTTACCCTGATACCAATCGGTTGATTCCTAAAGAAACAGATTATACTTTGGATCTAGTTTTTGATGCTGCAGAGTTGCGTCATACAATGGATCGTGCACGCCTCTTGACCGTGATGACAACGAACGGAACGGTTAAATTGACTGTTTCTGGTGATTCTGTGGTAACAACAGCTAATTCACCAGAGGTTGGTTCTGTTCATGAAGAATTGACAGCTTTGTCAAAAGAAGGTAGTGATTTATCAATTAGTTTCAACCCTGAGTATTTGATTGATGCTTTAAAAGTAATCAAAGCGCCTGAAGTGCGCGTGCGCTTTATTTCTAATGTGCGTCCTTTTACTTTGCAACCTCGTAATGAAGAAATTGGCTTTGTGCAATTGATTACGCCAGTACGTACAAATTGA
- the rexB gene encoding ATP-dependent nuclease subunit B gives MEILYTEITQDLTAGLLEIVLEELAAKRKIYYIVPSSMSFEKEKEILERIGAGQDTAVFDLLVTRFKQLPYYFDKREKATEKVELGSVGLAMLFRRILRSFSKEELPLYFAQQNSAGFLEMLIQLRAELLTANLSAEDLPNNPKNQELKKIFSRFEEYLSADYANFSEFGDFTTRVEQGEFDEQLKEAVIIIDGYTRFSAEEELFISVVQKRVGRLVIGTYADENSLTGLSESIYANAAQMIARFKEKFGAKIVKFTDGFVNEVYNKLTQLIDQDTRFVLSDQPIKLEDHEEKNFQIWEAENQTAEIERVAKEIRQKISQGVHFKDFTVLVGDTKAYEITLKEIFNLYEIPFFYAQEEAMSQHPLIVFFESVYAIKKSNYRTDDVVNLLKSKVYTDVNFADETIDYFEYYVQRFKISGRKKFTETFIEEEFSQLDSVNNLRENLLGNNSPLQEFLTKNVQKTGKKWVSDLKILLENGNIMTNMNRYFSEAEQEGNHKIADQHEQVWKMLLSVLTEFTSVFSDEKMKVLEFLDILLAGMKAAKYRQIPANVDVVNVKDYELVEPQTNQYIYAIGLSQTNFPRIKKNSTLLSDAERLEINEKTSEHQFIEQLNVVNYHKNMFTVLSLINSATKSLVLSMPQIMGNEQGELSPIFQLFTSHSDEKILKKVRSANAQESLEHVGNSRAVISMIGKIERELAENESEDEDKRTFWSSLFRLLVKNNPDFQKILMDLDKDIETVGLSKETLKHVYEDKIYASVSSFERFYNCEYQYFLENTLGLETFENIDINSKIVGNFFHEVFEKIMQAPEISAENFDKKLTDVLHEVDKNYARYFTQDATARFTWSNLEEIVKQTAIMLKKTVSTNKIKTLLTESSFGLPQSELGNFSVDDIYLRGQIDRVDQLVSERLGAVDYKSSAHAFKLQDAYDGLSLQFLTYLDVLKQAFPQQKIWGALYLQFKNQPINLSEINQLSEISNLLNQSMRYEGLLLSEAVDEIKSIDSIAVKKNDIYAEDEFEALLQMNAHHYRSAGERLKSGKIAINPVMKRSDGIDKSGNVKGCRYCPLKSICRFEANVHMNDYSREIGQKSHAEILAELKGDKGDE, from the coding sequence ATGGAAATTTTATATACTGAAATCACACAAGATTTGACAGCAGGACTTTTAGAGATTGTGCTGGAAGAACTTGCTGCGAAGCGAAAAATCTATTATATTGTTCCTTCATCAATGTCTTTTGAAAAGGAAAAAGAAATTTTAGAACGGATTGGTGCCGGTCAGGACACGGCTGTTTTTGACTTGCTTGTGACAAGGTTCAAACAGCTCCCCTATTATTTTGACAAGAGAGAAAAAGCAACAGAAAAGGTTGAGTTGGGCTCTGTCGGACTTGCTATGCTTTTTCGTCGGATTTTGAGAAGTTTTTCCAAAGAAGAACTCCCTCTTTATTTTGCCCAACAAAATTCTGCGGGATTTTTAGAAATGTTGATTCAACTGCGAGCAGAATTGTTGACTGCCAATTTGAGCGCAGAAGATTTACCAAATAACCCTAAAAATCAAGAATTAAAAAAGATATTTTCAAGATTTGAAGAATATCTATCTGCTGACTATGCAAATTTTTCAGAGTTCGGTGATTTTACAACACGAGTTGAGCAAGGAGAATTTGATGAGCAGCTCAAAGAGGCGGTTATCATTATTGATGGTTATACGCGTTTTTCAGCAGAGGAAGAATTGTTCATTTCAGTTGTGCAAAAGCGTGTGGGACGCCTAGTTATTGGAACTTACGCTGACGAAAATTCACTGACGGGCTTATCAGAAAGCATTTATGCTAATGCTGCGCAGATGATTGCAAGATTTAAAGAAAAATTTGGTGCAAAAATTGTAAAATTCACTGACGGGTTTGTCAACGAAGTTTACAACAAGTTGACACAATTGATTGATCAAGATACACGTTTTGTATTGAGTGATCAGCCAATAAAACTAGAAGACCATGAGGAAAAAAATTTTCAAATATGGGAAGCGGAGAATCAAACCGCTGAGATTGAACGAGTAGCCAAAGAAATTCGACAAAAAATCAGCCAAGGAGTTCACTTTAAAGATTTCACAGTGTTAGTTGGTGATACTAAAGCATATGAGATTACTTTGAAAGAAATCTTCAATCTTTATGAAATTCCATTTTTCTACGCCCAAGAAGAGGCAATGAGTCAGCATCCATTAATCGTCTTTTTTGAGAGTGTCTACGCAATAAAAAAAAGTAACTATCGCACAGATGATGTGGTGAATTTATTGAAAAGTAAGGTTTACACTGATGTAAACTTTGCTGATGAAACTATTGATTACTTTGAATATTATGTGCAAAGATTTAAAATATCAGGTCGAAAAAAATTTACTGAAACTTTTATTGAAGAGGAGTTTTCACAGCTTGATTCTGTAAATAATTTGCGGGAAAATTTATTAGGAAACAACTCCCCTTTACAAGAATTCTTAACCAAAAATGTACAAAAAACAGGAAAAAAATGGGTTTCTGATTTAAAAATTCTTCTTGAAAATGGAAATATAATGACGAATATGAATCGTTATTTTTCAGAAGCGGAGCAAGAAGGAAACCATAAAATTGCTGACCAACATGAACAAGTTTGGAAAATGCTTCTATCGGTGTTGACAGAATTTACGTCAGTATTTTCGGACGAAAAAATGAAAGTTCTTGAATTTTTGGACATTCTATTAGCAGGAATGAAAGCAGCAAAATATCGTCAAATTCCAGCGAATGTTGACGTCGTAAATGTTAAAGACTACGAACTCGTCGAACCTCAAACTAATCAATATATTTACGCCATTGGATTGAGTCAAACCAATTTTCCACGTATCAAAAAGAATTCAACACTTTTGTCAGATGCTGAGCGGTTAGAAATCAATGAAAAAACTTCTGAACATCAATTTATTGAGCAGCTCAATGTTGTCAACTATCATAAAAATATGTTTACAGTCCTTTCACTCATCAATTCTGCAACAAAATCATTAGTCTTATCTATGCCACAGATTATGGGAAATGAACAAGGCGAACTTTCACCAATTTTCCAACTTTTTACCAGTCATTCTGATGAAAAAATTCTCAAAAAAGTTCGCAGCGCGAATGCTCAAGAAAGTTTAGAACACGTTGGAAATAGTCGTGCGGTCATTTCTATGATTGGAAAAATTGAACGAGAACTTGCAGAAAACGAGTCTGAAGATGAGGACAAGCGTACTTTTTGGTCTAGTCTTTTTCGTTTACTTGTCAAAAATAACCCAGATTTTCAAAAAATCCTTATGGATTTGGATAAAGATATTGAAACGGTTGGGCTTTCTAAAGAAACTTTAAAGCACGTTTATGAAGATAAAATCTATGCCTCTGTCAGCAGTTTTGAGCGTTTTTATAACTGCGAATATCAATATTTCTTAGAAAATACCTTAGGCCTTGAAACTTTTGAAAACATTGATATTAACTCAAAAATTGTTGGAAATTTCTTCCATGAAGTCTTTGAAAAAATCATGCAAGCACCAGAAATATCAGCAGAAAACTTTGATAAAAAGTTGACAGATGTTTTACACGAGGTTGACAAAAACTATGCTCGCTATTTCACTCAAGATGCAACAGCTCGCTTCACTTGGAGTAATCTTGAAGAAATTGTTAAACAAACAGCAATTATGTTGAAAAAAACAGTTTCCACCAATAAAATAAAAACTTTATTGACGGAAAGTAGTTTTGGACTTCCTCAAAGTGAGCTAGGAAATTTTTCAGTAGATGATATCTACTTACGAGGCCAAATTGACCGAGTTGATCAGCTTGTTTCTGAGCGCTTAGGAGCAGTTGATTACAAGTCTAGTGCTCATGCTTTTAAATTACAAGACGCTTATGACGGATTAAGTTTGCAATTTTTGACTTATCTGGACGTTCTCAAACAGGCTTTTCCCCAACAAAAAATATGGGGTGCGCTCTATTTACAATTCAAAAATCAACCAATCAATTTAAGTGAAATCAACCAACTTTCAGAAATTTCAAATCTTTTAAATCAATCGATGCGCTATGAAGGTTTGCTTTTGTCAGAGGCAGTTGATGAAATTAAATCAATTGATAGCATTGCCGTCAAGAAAAACGATATTTATGCCGAAGATGAATTTGAAGCACTTTTACAGATGAACGCCCATCATTATCGCTCAGCAGGCGAGCGACTAAAATCGGGAAAAATTGCCATCAATCCGGTCATGAAGCGCTCCGATGGGATTGATAAATCAGGAAATGTAAAAGGCTGTCGCTATTGTCCACTAAAATCAATTTGTCGTTTTGAAGCAAATGTACACATGAACGACTACAGCCGTGAAATCGGTCAAAAATCACATGCAGAAATTTTAGCAGAACTAAAAGGGGATAAGGGAGATGAGTGA